Proteins encoded in a region of the Euleptes europaea isolate rEulEur1 chromosome 3, rEulEur1.hap1, whole genome shotgun sequence genome:
- the RAB19 gene encoding ras-related protein Rab-19 isoform X1, giving the protein MQVRERGQRRLEAKKTMAFSTSEMDDAFDYLFKIILIGDSNVGKTCVVHRFKSGKYNVKQQNTIGVDFTVRSLEIDGKKVKIQVWDTAGQERFRTITQSYYRSAHGAILAYDMTRRPTFESIPNWINEIEKYGAANLVLMLIGNKSDETEKRQVLFEDACTLAEKHGLLAVLETSAKEAQNVDEVFILMAKELMARNALQLSGENGPAGSIYLDTRPVVPTQPDKAECSC; this is encoded by the exons GGCAAAGACGCTTGGAGGCAAAGAAGACCATGGCTTTCTCCACCTCTGAGATGGATGATGCCTTTGACTACTTGTTCAAGATCATTCTGATTGGAGATTCAAACGTTGGGAAAACATGCGTGGTGCATCGCTTCAAGTCAGGGAAATACAATGTGAAGCAGCAGAACACTATTGGGGTGGACTTCACAGTGCGCTCCTTGGAGATTGATGGCAAGAAGGTCAAG ATCCAGGTGTGGGACACAGCAGGCCAAGAACGCTTCCGCACCATCACCCAGAGTTATTATCGCAGTGCCCACGGTGCTATTCTTGCCTACGATATGACAAGGAGGCCGACTTTTGAGTCTATCCCTAATTGGATTAATGAGATTGAAAAGTATGGTGCCGCTAACTTGGTCTTGATGTTGATTG GGAACAAGTCTGATGAAACAGAGAAGCGCCAAGTCCTGTTTGAAGATGCCTGCACGCTAGCTGAGAAGCACGGTCTGTTGGCGGTGTTGGAGACCTCGGCCAAAGAGGCCCAAAATGTCGACGAGGTCTTCATCCTAATGGCTAAAGAGCTCATGGCTAGAAATGCCTTGCAGCTAAGTGGGGAGAATGGGCCTGCAGGCAGCATTTATCTGGACACCAGGCCGGTGGTTCCCACTCAGCCTGACAAGGCTGAGTGCTCATGTTGA
- the RAB19 gene encoding ras-related protein Rab-19 isoform X2, producing MAFSTSEMDDAFDYLFKIILIGDSNVGKTCVVHRFKSGKYNVKQQNTIGVDFTVRSLEIDGKKVKIQVWDTAGQERFRTITQSYYRSAHGAILAYDMTRRPTFESIPNWINEIEKYGAANLVLMLIGNKSDETEKRQVLFEDACTLAEKHGLLAVLETSAKEAQNVDEVFILMAKELMARNALQLSGENGPAGSIYLDTRPVVPTQPDKAECSC from the exons ATGGCTTTCTCCACCTCTGAGATGGATGATGCCTTTGACTACTTGTTCAAGATCATTCTGATTGGAGATTCAAACGTTGGGAAAACATGCGTGGTGCATCGCTTCAAGTCAGGGAAATACAATGTGAAGCAGCAGAACACTATTGGGGTGGACTTCACAGTGCGCTCCTTGGAGATTGATGGCAAGAAGGTCAAG ATCCAGGTGTGGGACACAGCAGGCCAAGAACGCTTCCGCACCATCACCCAGAGTTATTATCGCAGTGCCCACGGTGCTATTCTTGCCTACGATATGACAAGGAGGCCGACTTTTGAGTCTATCCCTAATTGGATTAATGAGATTGAAAAGTATGGTGCCGCTAACTTGGTCTTGATGTTGATTG GGAACAAGTCTGATGAAACAGAGAAGCGCCAAGTCCTGTTTGAAGATGCCTGCACGCTAGCTGAGAAGCACGGTCTGTTGGCGGTGTTGGAGACCTCGGCCAAAGAGGCCCAAAATGTCGACGAGGTCTTCATCCTAATGGCTAAAGAGCTCATGGCTAGAAATGCCTTGCAGCTAAGTGGGGAGAATGGGCCTGCAGGCAGCATTTATCTGGACACCAGGCCGGTGGTTCCCACTCAGCCTGACAAGGCTGAGTGCTCATGTTGA